A part of Dreissena polymorpha isolate Duluth1 chromosome 13, UMN_Dpol_1.0, whole genome shotgun sequence genomic DNA contains:
- the LOC127855522 gene encoding dipeptidase 1-like isoform X3 — protein MNTSHNDLAALYGIFANDSVYSVDLNSDMSFVWNHSYSRVDIPKLRMGLLGGQFWSCWVPCDAQYRDAVRMTLEQLDVIKRFINYYPGTFQFVDTSDDVLKSFHAGKIASMIGLEGGHSIDSSLGALRMYYELGVRYMTVTHSCNTPWADNWMVDEPTYNGTVLNGLTPFGKTVILEMNRLGMIVDLAHVAKKTMLDVLNVTRAPVLFTHSSVFSLCNHHRNVQDDVLLKTKANGGVVMVNFYTFFVTCSPNYKTEATLSDVAGMYCSDYHNIAPLK, from the exons ATGAATACTAG TCATAATGACCTGGCGGCACTGTATGGCATTTTCGCCAATGACTCCGTGTACAGCGTAGATCTCAACTCTGACATGTCGTTCGTCTGGAACCATAGTTACTCGCGGGTGGACATCCCTAAGCTTCGTATGGGTCTCCTGGGTGGTCAG TTTTGGTCGTGCTGGGTTCCATGTGACGCACAATATCGTGACGCTGTTCGCATGACGTTGGAGCAACTTGACGTCATCAAACGATTTATCAACTACTACCCTGGAACGTTTCAATTTGTCGACACATCTGATG ATGTATTGAAGTCCTTCCATGCGGGGAAGATAGCGAGTATGATAGGCCTTGAAGGCGGTCACTCCATCGACAGCAGTTTGGGAGCACTGCGCATGTACTATGAGTTGGGTGTGCGCTACATGACCGTAACCCACAGCTGTAACACTCCATG ggCTGATAACTGGATGGTTGATGAGCCCACTTACAACGGGACGGTCTTGAACGGTTTAACACCTTTCGGAAAG ACAGTGATCCTGGAGATGAACCGCCTGGGAATGATTGTAGATCTCGCGCACGTGGCCAAGAAGACCATGTTGGACGTACTCAATGTGACACGTGCTCCGGTTCTGTTCACGCACTCCTCCGTGTTCAGCCTGTGTAACCACCACAGAAACGTGCAGGATGACGTACTGCTCAAGACG AAAGCAAACGGTGGAGTTGTTATGGTCAATTTCTACACGTTCTTTGTTACGTGCTCACCAAATTACAAAACCGAAGCTACACTTTCTGACGTCGCAGGTATGTATTGCTCTGATTACCATAACATCGCGCCTCTTAAGTGA
- the LOC127855522 gene encoding dipeptidase 1-like isoform X2 has product MLQALLIILIASQISCHPLNTRFVLGATNATIEHIARCALRKNSTNIHLDRARCVLESYPLIDGHNDLAALYGIFANDSVYSVDLNSDMSFVWNHSYSRVDIPKLRMGLLGGQFWSCWVPCDAQYRDAVRMTLEQLDVIKRFINYYPGTFQFVDTSDDVLKSFHAGKIASMIGLEGGHSIDSSLGALRMYYELGVRYMTVTHSCNTPWADNWMVDEPTYNGTVLNGLTPFGKTVILEMNRLGMIVDLAHVAKKTMLDVLNVTRAPVLFTHSSVFSLCNHHRNVQDDVLLKTLE; this is encoded by the exons ATGCTGCAAGCTTTGCTGATCATACTAATAGCGAGCCAAATATCCTGTCATCCACTCAATACAAGATTTGTGCTTGGCGCCACTAATG CAACCATCGAACACATTGCGCGTTGTGCTCTACGCAAGAACTCTACAAACATACATCTGGATCGAGCAAGATGTGTACTGGAATCATATCCTCTCATTGACGG TCATAATGACCTGGCGGCACTGTATGGCATTTTCGCCAATGACTCCGTGTACAGCGTAGATCTCAACTCTGACATGTCGTTCGTCTGGAACCATAGTTACTCGCGGGTGGACATCCCTAAGCTTCGTATGGGTCTCCTGGGTGGTCAG TTTTGGTCGTGCTGGGTTCCATGTGACGCACAATATCGTGACGCTGTTCGCATGACGTTGGAGCAACTTGACGTCATCAAACGATTTATCAACTACTACCCTGGAACGTTTCAATTTGTCGACACATCTGATG ATGTATTGAAGTCCTTCCATGCGGGGAAGATAGCGAGTATGATAGGCCTTGAAGGCGGTCACTCCATCGACAGCAGTTTGGGAGCACTGCGCATGTACTATGAGTTGGGTGTGCGCTACATGACCGTAACCCACAGCTGTAACACTCCATG ggCTGATAACTGGATGGTTGATGAGCCCACTTACAACGGGACGGTCTTGAACGGTTTAACACCTTTCGGAAAG ACAGTGATCCTGGAGATGAACCGCCTGGGAATGATTGTAGATCTCGCGCACGTGGCCAAGAAGACCATGTTGGACGTACTCAATGTGACACGTGCTCCGGTTCTGTTCACGCACTCCTCCGTGTTCAGCCTGTGTAACCACCACAGAAACGTGCAGGATGACGTACTGCTCAAGACG ctcgaGTAA
- the LOC127855521 gene encoding dipeptidase 1-like produces MMKSLVLLLILTSNASGHTMSNRYLLDNNDRAGNATHLAHCVPRRDSTNPDLDRAKCVLQSYPLIDGHNDLAEQYAYFANDSVYSVELDSNLDLVWGKVLSQVDIPKLRKGMLGGQFWSCWVTCQAQYHDVVRQTLEQLDVIKKFITRYPETFQFVDKADDVMKAFQAGKIASMIGLEGGHSIDSSLGALRMYYELGVRYMTVTHSCNTPWADNWHVDEPTYNGTVLNGLTDFGKKVILEMNRLGMIVDLAHVAKKTMLDVLSLTRAPVLFTHSSAFRLCNHYRNVQDDVLLKTRENGGVVMVNFYTPFVVCSPNNKPTTELTDVADHIEYIKNLIGVDHVGVGGDYDGADSFPIGLENVSFYPELFAELVKRGWSDLDLQKLAGRNVLRVFLEVEKVRDSMKSMNPLEDHLEPSEQVDRKCRTTWY; encoded by the exons CGACACACCTAGCACACTGCGTTCCGCGTAGGGATTCCACCAATCCGGATCTCGACAGGGCGAAATGCGTGCTTCAATCATACCCTCTTATTGATGG CCACAACGACCTGGCCGAGCAATACGCATATTTCGCCAACGACTCTGTGTATAGTGTAGAGTTAGACTCGAACCTGGATTTGGTCTGGGGTAAGGTTCTCTCTCAAGTTGACATACCCAAGCTGCGTAAAGGAATGCTTGGAGGACAG TTTTGGTCTTGCTGGGTCACATGCCAAGCTCAGTATCACGACGTAGTGCGCCAAACACTGGAACAACTTGACGTCATCAAAAAGTTCATAACGCGCTACCCAGAAACATTCCAGTTCGTCGATAAAGCCGATG ATGTGATGAAGGCCTTCCAAGCGGGCAAGATAGCGAGTATGATAGGCCTTGAAGGCGGCCACTCCATCGACAGCAGTTTGGGAGCACTGCGCATGTACTATGAGTTAGGTGTGCGCTACATGACCGTCACTCACAGCTGTAACACTCCTTG GGCAGACAACTGGCACGTAGATGAGCCAACATACAACGGAACGGTCCTGAACGGGTTAACAGATTTTGGAAAA AAAGTGATCCTGGAGATGAACCGACTGGGAATGATAGTAGATCTCGCGCACGTGGCCAAGAAGACCATGTTAGACGTACTCAGTCTGACACGTGCGCCTGTTTTGTTCACGCACTCGTCCGCATTCAGACTGTGTAACCACTACAGAAACGTTCAAGATGACGTACTACTCAAGACG AGAGAAAATGGTGGCGTTGTTATGGTGAATTTCTACACACCGTTTGTTGTGTGTTCACCGAACAACAAACCCACGACCGAACTAACAGATGTCGCAG ATCATATTGAGTACATTAAAAACTTGATTGGAGTAGACCACGTGGGCGTGGGAGGTGATTATGACGGAGCAGACTC gTTCCCAATTGGTTTGGAGAATGTCTCTTTCTATCCTGAGCTCTTTGCCGAGCTGGTGAAACGAGGCTggagtgaccttgacctgcaaAAGTTGGCGGGAAGAAATGTCCTTCGCGTGTTCCTTGAAGTGGAGAAg GTTCGTGACAGCATGAAGTCAATGAACCCACTTGAGGACCACCTTGAACCGTCAGAGCAGGTCGACCGGAAGTGCCGAACTACTTGGTACTAA
- the LOC127855522 gene encoding dipeptidase 1-like isoform X1 codes for MLQALLIILIASQISCHPLNTRFVLGATNATIEHIARCALRKNSTNIHLDRARCVLESYPLIDGHNDLAALYGIFANDSVYSVDLNSDMSFVWNHSYSRVDIPKLRMGLLGGQFWSCWVPCDAQYRDAVRMTLEQLDVIKRFINYYPGTFQFVDTSDDVLKSFHAGKIASMIGLEGGHSIDSSLGALRMYYELGVRYMTVTHSCNTPWADNWMVDEPTYNGTVLNGLTPFGKTVILEMNRLGMIVDLAHVAKKTMLDVLNVTRAPVLFTHSSVFSLCNHHRNVQDDVLLKTKANGGVVMVNFYTFFVTCSPNYKTEATLSDVAGMYCSDYHNIAPLK; via the exons ATGCTGCAAGCTTTGCTGATCATACTAATAGCGAGCCAAATATCCTGTCATCCACTCAATACAAGATTTGTGCTTGGCGCCACTAATG CAACCATCGAACACATTGCGCGTTGTGCTCTACGCAAGAACTCTACAAACATACATCTGGATCGAGCAAGATGTGTACTGGAATCATATCCTCTCATTGACGG TCATAATGACCTGGCGGCACTGTATGGCATTTTCGCCAATGACTCCGTGTACAGCGTAGATCTCAACTCTGACATGTCGTTCGTCTGGAACCATAGTTACTCGCGGGTGGACATCCCTAAGCTTCGTATGGGTCTCCTGGGTGGTCAG TTTTGGTCGTGCTGGGTTCCATGTGACGCACAATATCGTGACGCTGTTCGCATGACGTTGGAGCAACTTGACGTCATCAAACGATTTATCAACTACTACCCTGGAACGTTTCAATTTGTCGACACATCTGATG ATGTATTGAAGTCCTTCCATGCGGGGAAGATAGCGAGTATGATAGGCCTTGAAGGCGGTCACTCCATCGACAGCAGTTTGGGAGCACTGCGCATGTACTATGAGTTGGGTGTGCGCTACATGACCGTAACCCACAGCTGTAACACTCCATG ggCTGATAACTGGATGGTTGATGAGCCCACTTACAACGGGACGGTCTTGAACGGTTTAACACCTTTCGGAAAG ACAGTGATCCTGGAGATGAACCGCCTGGGAATGATTGTAGATCTCGCGCACGTGGCCAAGAAGACCATGTTGGACGTACTCAATGTGACACGTGCTCCGGTTCTGTTCACGCACTCCTCCGTGTTCAGCCTGTGTAACCACCACAGAAACGTGCAGGATGACGTACTGCTCAAGACG AAAGCAAACGGTGGAGTTGTTATGGTCAATTTCTACACGTTCTTTGTTACGTGCTCACCAAATTACAAAACCGAAGCTACACTTTCTGACGTCGCAGGTATGTATTGCTCTGATTACCATAACATCGCGCCTCTTAAGTGA